Proteins from a single region of Caldisalinibacter kiritimatiensis:
- a CDS encoding HD-GYP domain-containing protein, whose protein sequence is MALIHIDNVEPGMVLKKDVENIQSGIILLKSGTVLNKKNIIHIKNNGIEYIDILEKVSHKKDYVLIQDEKFCKAHKKLVHKTKDILNNVRLGKKIIITEISDTVDNIVEELIKNNNILGRLRRLKENDDYTFSHSLNVSMLATMVGKWLNYSKVELKQLALAGLFHDIGKMKIPQDIINKPGKLTEKEFEIIKKHTIYGYNILNNTIGISKNIALGALQHHEREDGSGYPLRVKSEKIHEFAKIIAVCDIFDAMTSDRVYKEKESPFTVAELINNNSFGVLDPRISFLFLNNISKFYVGNIVKLSTYEIGEIVYVHRELPTRPVVKVDEKYVDLLKEKNIHIIDVID, encoded by the coding sequence AGTTTTGAATAAGAAAAATATCATACATATAAAGAATAACGGAATTGAATATATTGATATATTAGAAAAAGTTAGTCATAAAAAGGATTATGTACTAATACAAGATGAAAAATTTTGTAAAGCACATAAAAAATTAGTACATAAAACTAAAGATATATTAAATAATGTGCGACTAGGAAAGAAAATTATAATTACTGAAATTAGCGATACAGTAGACAATATAGTAGAAGAACTTATAAAAAATAACAATATACTAGGAAGACTAAGAAGGTTAAAGGAAAATGATGATTATACATTTAGTCATTCACTAAATGTAAGTATGTTAGCTACTATGGTGGGGAAATGGCTTAATTACAGTAAAGTTGAGTTAAAGCAATTAGCTCTTGCAGGATTATTTCATGACATAGGTAAAATGAAAATACCACAAGATATTATAAATAAGCCAGGTAAATTAACTGAAAAGGAATTTGAAATTATAAAAAAGCATACTATATATGGATATAATATATTAAATAATACAATAGGGATAAGTAAGAATATTGCTTTGGGTGCTTTACAACACCATGAACGTGAAGATGGAAGTGGATATCCGTTAAGAGTGAAGTCAGAAAAAATACATGAATTTGCTAAAATTATAGCTGTATGTGATATATTTGATGCAATGACTTCTGATAGAGTATACAAGGAAAAGGAATCTCCTTTTACAGTGGCTGAGCTTATAAACAATAATAGCTTTGGTGTTTTAGACCCAAGGATATCATTTTTATTTTTAAATAATATTTCTAAGTTTTATGTAGGTAATATAGTTAAGTTAAGCACCTATGAAATAGGTGAGATAGTATATGTTCATAGAGAGCTACCTACTAGACCTGTTGTTAAGGTAGACGAAAAATATGTAGATTTACTTAAAGAAAAAAATATACATATAATAGATGTTATAGATTAA